From a region of the Bradyrhizobium sp. KBS0727 genome:
- a CDS encoding transglutaminase-like cysteine peptidase: protein MRPPATFFTINEVLAKLDRQRGRGPGALRLASLTPSNVATDASPVPKAAPAVGTEPFGLFTFRAPEGVLWRKWRGIESDITKEQAVLDRCRTDAGSCPSYAAQFLRLINAVKAQSGRGQLEEANRAVNVAIRYVSDFAQHGEADRWSAPLASFATGKGDCEDYAIAKYVALTEAGFPREELRLVLVRDRAVRQDHAVLAARLDGRWLILDSRRSDLMDDADATSFTPFYAINHRGVQLFAAPYAQHLLLTDDVETAPAAAGSDDVHEWGDADASKRGPAPSGWLPLLM from the coding sequence ATGCGCCCGCCGGCGACTTTTTTCACCATCAACGAGGTCTTGGCGAAGCTCGATCGTCAGCGCGGGCGCGGCCCTGGCGCCTTGCGACTGGCGTCGTTGACCCCCTCGAATGTTGCGACCGACGCTTCGCCTGTGCCGAAAGCAGCTCCTGCAGTCGGCACAGAGCCATTCGGTCTCTTTACCTTTCGGGCACCGGAGGGCGTGTTGTGGCGCAAGTGGCGCGGCATTGAATCCGACATCACGAAAGAACAGGCTGTGCTGGATCGCTGCCGGACCGACGCCGGGAGCTGCCCTTCCTATGCAGCGCAGTTCCTGCGGTTGATCAACGCGGTGAAAGCGCAATCCGGCCGCGGCCAGCTGGAAGAAGCCAATCGCGCGGTCAATGTCGCGATCCGTTATGTCAGCGATTTTGCCCAGCACGGCGAAGCTGATCGCTGGAGTGCTCCGCTCGCCTCCTTTGCAACCGGAAAGGGCGATTGCGAGGATTATGCGATCGCCAAATACGTTGCGCTGACCGAGGCCGGCTTCCCGCGCGAAGAACTGCGACTGGTCCTGGTTCGCGATCGCGCCGTCCGGCAGGACCATGCCGTTCTCGCCGCACGTCTGGACGGCCGTTGGCTCATCCTCGACAGCCGACGCTCAGACTTGATGGATGACGCCGACGCCACGAGCTTCACACCATTCTATGCGATCAACCATCGCGGCGTTCAGCTATTCGCGGCGCCCTATGCCCAACATCTGTTGCTAACTGACGATGTCGAGACTGCGCCTGCGGCGGCTGGTAGCGATGATGTCCACGAATGGGGAGATGCGGATGCGTCCAAGCGAGGCCCCGCCCCGTCGGGCTGGCTGCCGCTGCTAATGTGA
- a CDS encoding HlyD family type I secretion periplasmic adaptor subunit — protein sequence MPSSDFAFANDIRAAAALRTPRTSRMLLFSFLALFVAFLVWAHFAVLDEVKRGNGRVVPSQQTQVVQSLEGGIVGAILVQEGAIVQSGQSLMRIEDTKFASEFGEIRERRAAMAARVARLEAEARGRSEVTFPDQLDKMVPAAVSTETSVFKMRSQKVAQDVDVLNQQVTRLSGSLKLLERELSITRKLYEQKVVPEIEMLRLDRQATEMRGQLAEAQSKIVNITASFRSQADEDLAKSRGDLAVLDENIKSAQDRVRRTDLKSPVHGIVNKLNVTTVGAVVQPGANLMDIIPLDDSLLVEGKIRPQDIAFIRPNQDAVVKISAYDSSVYGSLKGKVERISADTIVDDKEKTERPEMFYRVMVRTEKNHLGTEAKPLPIIPGMIATVEVLTGEKSVLDYLVKPARTLRDDALREH from the coding sequence ATGCCCTCCTCTGATTTTGCGTTTGCGAACGATATTCGGGCGGCAGCTGCGCTGCGTACGCCACGCACCTCGCGCATGCTGCTGTTCTCCTTCTTGGCGCTTTTTGTCGCGTTTTTGGTATGGGCGCACTTTGCGGTGCTGGATGAAGTCAAGCGGGGCAACGGCCGGGTCGTGCCATCGCAACAAACCCAAGTGGTCCAGAGCCTCGAGGGCGGTATCGTGGGCGCGATTCTCGTTCAGGAGGGCGCCATCGTTCAGAGCGGACAATCCCTGATGCGAATCGAGGACACCAAATTTGCCTCGGAGTTTGGCGAAATCCGTGAGCGTCGCGCGGCGATGGCCGCGCGGGTTGCCAGACTTGAGGCCGAGGCGAGAGGGCGCAGCGAAGTCACGTTCCCCGATCAGCTCGACAAGATGGTGCCGGCTGCGGTCTCGACCGAGACCAGCGTGTTCAAAATGCGATCGCAGAAGGTCGCGCAGGACGTCGACGTCTTGAACCAACAGGTCACCCGCCTCAGCGGTTCGCTCAAATTGCTTGAGCGCGAGCTTTCGATCACTCGCAAGCTCTACGAACAAAAGGTCGTGCCTGAAATCGAAATGCTACGACTGGATCGGCAAGCCACCGAAATGAGAGGACAGCTCGCCGAGGCTCAATCAAAAATCGTCAATATCACCGCGTCCTTCCGCTCCCAAGCCGATGAAGATTTGGCGAAATCGCGCGGCGACCTCGCCGTGCTCGATGAAAACATCAAGTCTGCGCAGGATCGGGTACGGCGGACTGATCTGAAATCGCCGGTACACGGCATCGTCAACAAATTGAATGTCACAACTGTCGGCGCGGTGGTGCAGCCCGGTGCCAATTTAATGGATATTATTCCGTTGGACGATTCATTGCTGGTGGAGGGAAAGATCCGTCCGCAGGACATTGCCTTTATCCGTCCAAACCAGGACGCCGTCGTAAAGATCTCCGCCTATGATTCTTCGGTCTATGGGTCGCTAAAAGGCAAGGTCGAGCGCATCAGCGCCGATACCATCGTCGACGACAAGGAAAAAACCGAACGGCCGGAAATGTTCTACCGCGTGATGGTGCGGACCGAGAAAAACCACCTTGGTACCGAGGCCAAGCCATTGCCGATCATCCCAGGCATGATAGCAACGGTGGAAGTGCTGACCGGCGAGAAATCGGTCCTGGATTATCTGGTGAAGCCCGCGCGTACCCTGCGCGACGACGCCCTTCGCGAGCATTGA
- a CDS encoding type I secretion system permease/ATPase, producing the protein MDGPARVDPGGDDTLAASLTYLAAYHGRAVSREALLGGLPILDGRLSVALYDRAARRAGLETEAIKRDILDIPALVLPAVLIMKNGTALILLGVDQANQSVKVLDPLERSNSPRLLGIKTIGTDYTGYAFLVRAAAETDARAVAAGDLPRSHWFWSVVKVHWRSYGYIALAALLTNILALATPLFTMSVYDRVVPNGAIPSLIALSIGMGLAIAFDFLFRMVRSRMIDVTGKTVDVVLAANIFEHVMAVKMAQRPSSVGIIANQLRDFDSAREFFTSGSVVSATDLIFAFLFIGVLFIIAGPLAWIPLLMFPVMILIGFVLQRPLDRAMKRLQAESAARHGVLVETLSGLETVRATGAESRMQTAWERSVAATARSGEDVHFWSSLSLTSANVAQQITSLSLLVIGVFLILDGKLTVGALVAANMLAGRVLAPIAGIASVITRGTQTLTSLKSIDRIMSLERERSPQRAYVARKIEEGRIAFENVTFAYPNAPGNALEKVSFKIEGGEKVGIIGRVGSGKTTVGRLLLGFYDAKEGRILVDGVDSRQYDPSDLRTGIGFAMQDTDLFFGKLRDNIALGKPEATDEEILLAARLSGVESFIAGHPMGYDMPISEGGRSLSGGQKQAIGLARVLIRKPRVLFLDEPTAHFDIRSEAEFLERLKAIRGERMTIIISTHRLSLLNMVDRLLLFDNGRLVADGPRDKVLAILQGKPVAAATAPVHENTIQPKSA; encoded by the coding sequence ATCGATGGGCCTGCTCGGGTTGACCCCGGAGGAGACGATACTCTCGCGGCGTCGCTAACCTATCTCGCCGCCTATCATGGCCGTGCCGTAAGCCGCGAGGCTTTGCTGGGAGGGCTCCCAATCCTGGATGGGAGACTGTCGGTTGCCCTTTACGACCGTGCAGCCAGACGCGCAGGGCTCGAAACCGAAGCTATCAAGCGGGATATTCTTGATATTCCCGCGCTAGTGCTGCCGGCTGTCCTGATCATGAAAAACGGGACGGCACTCATTCTCCTCGGCGTAGACCAGGCAAACCAAAGCGTAAAAGTTTTGGATCCCCTGGAGAGATCAAACTCGCCGCGGCTGCTCGGTATCAAAACGATTGGCACTGATTATACCGGCTATGCATTCCTTGTCAGGGCTGCGGCGGAAACTGACGCACGGGCTGTTGCAGCGGGCGACTTGCCACGAAGTCACTGGTTCTGGTCAGTTGTTAAGGTGCACTGGCGCAGTTATGGATATATCGCTCTCGCCGCCCTGCTGACCAACATTCTCGCATTAGCCACTCCGCTCTTCACGATGAGCGTCTATGATCGGGTGGTGCCGAACGGCGCCATCCCCTCGCTCATTGCGCTGTCGATCGGAATGGGTCTGGCCATCGCGTTCGACTTTTTGTTCCGGATGGTCAGAAGCCGAATGATCGATGTCACCGGAAAGACGGTGGACGTCGTTCTCGCTGCCAACATTTTCGAGCATGTGATGGCCGTGAAGATGGCGCAGCGACCGAGTTCGGTTGGCATCATCGCCAACCAGCTCCGAGACTTTGATTCGGCGCGCGAGTTCTTCACTTCCGGTAGCGTGGTTTCCGCAACCGATCTGATCTTTGCCTTCCTATTCATTGGAGTTCTTTTCATTATCGCCGGGCCGTTGGCATGGATTCCGCTTCTGATGTTTCCAGTCATGATCTTGATCGGCTTTGTCCTTCAACGGCCGCTCGATCGTGCGATGAAGCGACTGCAAGCTGAATCGGCCGCACGCCATGGCGTGCTGGTGGAAACGCTGTCAGGTCTTGAGACCGTTCGCGCAACGGGTGCCGAATCCCGCATGCAGACAGCCTGGGAGCGTTCTGTCGCCGCGACCGCGCGCTCTGGAGAAGACGTTCATTTCTGGTCCTCGCTATCACTGACCAGCGCTAACGTTGCCCAGCAGATTACCAGCCTTTCCCTGCTGGTAATTGGTGTCTTTCTGATCCTCGACGGCAAACTTACGGTCGGAGCGCTGGTCGCCGCAAACATGCTGGCCGGACGTGTCCTTGCCCCTATAGCCGGAATTGCCTCGGTAATCACGCGAGGAACCCAGACCCTGACGTCACTCAAGTCGATTGATCGGATCATGTCGCTGGAGCGCGAGCGGTCACCGCAGCGAGCTTACGTAGCCAGGAAGATCGAAGAAGGTCGGATCGCATTCGAAAACGTAACCTTCGCCTATCCGAATGCCCCGGGCAACGCACTCGAGAAGGTCTCGTTCAAGATCGAGGGTGGTGAAAAGGTAGGTATCATCGGTCGGGTCGGATCCGGCAAGACCACCGTTGGGCGGCTGCTTCTCGGCTTTTACGATGCCAAGGAGGGTCGCATTCTGGTCGATGGGGTCGATTCCAGACAATATGACCCTTCCGATTTGCGTACTGGCATCGGCTTCGCGATGCAGGATACCGACCTCTTCTTTGGAAAGTTGCGCGACAATATCGCCTTGGGCAAGCCGGAGGCGACAGATGAAGAGATCCTGCTGGCCGCTAGGCTTTCTGGCGTGGAGAGCTTCATCGCGGGTCATCCGATGGGGTATGATATGCCCATTTCCGAGGGCGGGCGTAGCCTGTCGGGCGGCCAGAAGCAGGCGATCGGACTTGCCCGCGTCTTGATCAGGAAACCCCGGGTTCTTTTCCTGGATGAGCCAACGGCGCATTTTGATATCCGAAGCGAGGCCGAATTCCTGGAGCGGCTGAAAGCCATTCGCGGCGAACGGATGACGATCATTATTTCGACGCATCGCCTTTCACTCCTGAATATGGTCGACCGATTGCTGCTGTTTGATAACGGCCGGCTGGTGGCGGATGGGCCTCGCGACAAGGTGTTGGCGATCTTGCAAGGCAAACCGGTAGCAGCGGCAACAGCCCCGGTGCACGAGAATACAATTCAACCCAAATCTGCGTAG
- a CDS encoding TolC family outer membrane protein has protein sequence MKPAYFAIAGLCLAVSPAAAEVFSINDALRQTMLTNPGVGEASANRRATESELRQTQSTLLPQVRIDASVGPEKFDQSPGVVGNNIQVPTVGSGPWRTGNQESLVVRQILFDGFASIHDIWRQTARVNAAASRVKERTELLALDAAEAYVDVARYMRLVGLAEQNVANHEKIFSNVNSRFSGGRAGEGDLEQSRERVENAKAQLAEFRKTLDDSRAKYRKVVGFEAYNVRFPAPLGGMPGSRDEALAVAVRFNPTIQAAQADADAAKHAFRVTDGAFVPKLYLEGRATHYENAFPYVTSPGLPNVTHEDYSGKVVMSWDIFRGGQDVWNRSEKAERFTEATMRHARLQRDALESIDKAWAARTVTATRIAALTRQLQADKKTIAAFQKEYELGQRSLIDLLNAENQYFNAAVSLTSARGVVVFADYQLLAAMGSLAEYLKAPPPVDAAPVDTLSFGLPAYSLPTVRINAPQTGSEPLRVSNAVAGTGPSAAYASVQSLGSATPQKSVAQATDGFADRWPSSTVAGNAPGASAWIAQQKGRNVDTPTVIYGPADGAEASSFAATDQKKPHWLLSAFATVQK, from the coding sequence ATGAAACCGGCATATTTTGCGATCGCAGGCCTCTGTCTGGCCGTGAGTCCTGCGGCAGCCGAGGTATTTTCGATTAACGATGCACTGCGCCAGACGATGCTGACCAATCCTGGTGTCGGCGAGGCTTCGGCAAATCGACGCGCCACAGAAAGCGAACTTCGACAGACCCAAAGCACGTTGTTACCTCAGGTTCGCATCGATGCCAGTGTGGGGCCTGAAAAATTTGATCAAAGTCCAGGCGTCGTCGGCAATAATATACAGGTGCCGACGGTGGGTTCCGGTCCTTGGCGTACTGGCAACCAGGAGTCGCTCGTCGTCCGACAGATCCTTTTCGACGGGTTTGCTTCGATTCACGATATTTGGCGCCAGACCGCGCGAGTCAACGCCGCGGCGTCTCGCGTGAAGGAGAGAACCGAACTGCTGGCGCTCGATGCCGCCGAAGCTTATGTCGATGTTGCGCGCTACATGCGGCTGGTTGGTCTTGCGGAACAAAACGTCGCCAACCATGAGAAGATTTTTAGCAATGTGAATTCTCGTTTTTCCGGTGGTCGGGCCGGCGAAGGCGATCTGGAACAATCCAGGGAACGCGTTGAAAACGCCAAGGCCCAGCTCGCCGAGTTCCGTAAAACCTTGGATGATTCAAGGGCAAAATACCGCAAGGTTGTCGGTTTTGAAGCTTACAACGTTCGTTTCCCGGCGCCTCTTGGTGGTATGCCGGGTAGCCGGGACGAAGCCTTGGCGGTCGCCGTAAGGTTCAACCCGACGATCCAGGCGGCTCAGGCCGACGCCGATGCCGCGAAACATGCATTCCGGGTGACTGACGGCGCATTCGTTCCCAAACTCTACCTGGAAGGTCGGGCGACACATTACGAGAACGCGTTTCCGTATGTCACCTCACCTGGTTTGCCGAACGTTACTCATGAGGATTACTCAGGCAAGGTCGTGATGTCGTGGGATATCTTCCGCGGCGGGCAGGATGTCTGGAACAGGTCGGAAAAGGCCGAGCGCTTTACAGAAGCAACGATGCGGCACGCTCGCCTGCAGCGCGACGCCCTTGAGTCAATCGACAAGGCTTGGGCTGCTCGTACCGTCACCGCTACCCGCATCGCAGCGCTGACTCGTCAGCTTCAGGCCGACAAGAAGACCATCGCGGCCTTCCAAAAGGAATATGAACTAGGCCAGCGCTCCCTGATCGATCTTTTGAACGCAGAGAATCAATATTTCAACGCAGCGGTGTCGCTGACTTCGGCACGCGGCGTCGTGGTCTTCGCAGACTATCAACTGCTTGCTGCCATGGGCTCGCTAGCTGAATATCTTAAAGCTCCGCCTCCGGTCGATGCAGCGCCGGTCGACACCCTGTCGTTCGGTCTGCCAGCATATTCGCTTCCGACGGTTCGTATCAACGCACCGCAGACCGGTTCTGAGCCGCTGCGCGTCTCGAATGCTGTGGCCGGCACTGGCCCCTCGGCAGCCTACGCCTCGGTTCAATCCCTAGGGAGCGCGACGCCGCAGAAGAGCGTGGCCCAGGCTACGGATGGCTTCGCAGATCGTTGGCCAAGTTCCACTGTGGCTGGTAACGCGCCCGGCGCTTCGGCTTGGATCGCACAGCAAAAGGGCCGCAACGTCGATACGCCGACCGTTATTTACGGGCCCGCCGATGGGGCAGAGGCTTCGTCCTTCGCTGCAACGGATCAGAAAAAGCCTCACTGGCTGCTGTCGGCATTCGCCACGGTTCAGAAATAG
- a CDS encoding MmgE/PrpD family protein yields the protein MSSSIVLDPEIAASKRETSTFPVCITLYTYICKAKSWKMMPKLDLDHGTPALADQVTAAAPAVSLTRAFTDLLAAWQPDHPALLDRCRLLLLDGLAVAAAGAGERGPSLMAEQTRAECPDGPATVIGHGLTTSVVQAARVNGMAMHVLDFEPMWNPPNHALSTLLPALLALAELRERDGAGPQGHVVLRAIAKGVEAQGRLRLASGQIEPAKLSIHPPGAVGALAAALACADMLGLAGERSAAAVAIASSRSGGLLANVGSMTKALHCGDAAANGVQAAMLAAAGFSADEDALGSPRGWGASLFGATFDRAHLLAPVGSGRALNPGPAWKLFPSQFATHFAITAALEAREAIGADALKRISRVELRTPAMPYIDRPRPYSGLDGKFSWQYTADIALLDGKVEPASFKDERRFGDDVVALLDRTVLISDPAISGRFDQMHVEITVELNDGQIIRRRCDAPMGSWSRPVPDERVTAKARALLADAIGPEKAMAVEGAITADGEFHVRPLMALLA from the coding sequence GTGTCATCCTCAATCGTGCTGGATCCCGAAATAGCCGCCTCCAAGAGAGAAACTTCGACCTTTCCTGTTTGTATAACCTTGTATACATACATATGCAAAGCGAAAAGTTGGAAAATGATGCCAAAATTGGACCTCGACCATGGAACTCCCGCGTTAGCCGATCAGGTGACCGCCGCTGCACCAGCGGTCTCGCTGACCCGCGCTTTCACCGACTTGCTGGCGGCGTGGCAGCCGGATCATCCAGCGTTGCTGGATCGCTGCCGGCTGCTGTTGCTGGACGGACTTGCCGTCGCGGCGGCGGGCGCCGGCGAACGCGGGCCCAGCTTGATGGCTGAGCAGACGCGAGCCGAATGTCCTGACGGCCCGGCGACCGTGATCGGCCATGGGCTTACGACCAGCGTCGTGCAAGCCGCGCGCGTCAATGGCATGGCGATGCATGTGCTGGATTTCGAACCGATGTGGAATCCGCCGAACCACGCGCTTTCGACGCTGCTTCCGGCGCTGCTCGCGCTGGCCGAACTGCGCGAGCGGGACGGCGCCGGCCCGCAAGGACACGTCGTGTTGCGGGCCATCGCCAAGGGCGTCGAGGCCCAGGGGCGGCTGCGCCTCGCTTCAGGTCAAATCGAACCGGCCAAGCTCTCGATCCATCCGCCGGGCGCCGTCGGCGCGCTGGCGGCCGCCCTCGCATGCGCTGATATGCTTGGCCTCGCAGGCGAGCGGTCGGCCGCGGCGGTCGCCATCGCCAGTTCACGCTCCGGCGGACTGCTCGCCAATGTCGGCTCGATGACGAAGGCGCTTCACTGTGGCGACGCCGCCGCGAACGGCGTTCAGGCCGCGATGCTGGCGGCGGCAGGCTTCAGTGCCGACGAAGATGCGCTCGGGAGCCCGCGCGGCTGGGGCGCTTCGCTGTTCGGCGCGACGTTCGATCGCGCGCATCTGCTGGCGCCGGTCGGCAGCGGCCGCGCGTTGAATCCCGGTCCGGCCTGGAAGCTTTTCCCGTCGCAATTCGCGACGCATTTCGCCATCACCGCCGCGCTCGAAGCGCGCGAGGCCATCGGCGCCGATGCGTTGAAGCGGATTTCTCGCGTCGAACTGCGAACGCCGGCGATGCCTTACATCGACCGGCCGCGCCCCTATTCGGGCCTCGACGGAAAATTCTCATGGCAATATACGGCTGATATCGCCCTGCTGGACGGCAAGGTCGAGCCCGCGAGTTTCAAGGACGAACGGCGATTTGGCGACGATGTCGTCGCACTATTGGATCGCACTGTCCTGATCAGCGATCCCGCGATCTCCGGCCGCTTCGACCAGATGCATGTCGAGATCACCGTTGAATTGAACGATGGCCAGATCATCCGGCGGCGTTGCGATGCCCCGATGGGAAGCTGGAGCAGGCCCGTGCCGGACGAACGGGTCACGGCGAAGGCAAGGGCGCTGTTGGCCGACGCCATCGGCCCCGAAAAGGCAATGGCGGTCGAGGGCGCCATTACGGCCGACGGTGAGTTTCATGTTCGTCCGTTGATGGCGCTGCTCGCATAG
- a CDS encoding GntR family transcriptional regulator, translated as MAEQAYRAIRNAIQEGQLEAGQRVPELELCSWLKVSRTPIREAMRRLQSDGMLVHAPGGGLSVAQHDLRAVAELYDVRERLEGAAAGMSARFADATEIHMLQAMVDTHRQLPDDPKVHARENTIFHEHIYRAAHNRFLLKSLQDLHDSVVLLGRTTFAAPGRIAEALGEHQAIVAAIARRDEAEAEELARRHVRRGYELRLAAMAEAARAGSQNRVDGLKDLPRR; from the coding sequence TTGGCCGAACAGGCCTATCGGGCCATCCGCAATGCGATCCAGGAGGGCCAGCTCGAAGCCGGCCAACGCGTTCCCGAACTTGAGCTTTGCTCCTGGCTGAAGGTCAGCCGCACGCCGATCCGCGAAGCCATGCGCCGTCTGCAATCCGACGGCATGCTGGTCCATGCGCCGGGTGGAGGGCTTTCGGTTGCGCAACACGACCTGCGCGCGGTCGCCGAACTCTATGATGTGCGCGAACGCCTCGAGGGTGCCGCGGCCGGGATGTCGGCGCGCTTTGCCGACGCGACCGAAATCCACATGCTGCAGGCGATGGTGGATACGCATCGTCAGTTGCCCGACGATCCCAAGGTCCATGCGCGGGAAAACACCATCTTCCACGAGCACATCTACCGCGCCGCCCATAATCGTTTCCTGCTGAAGAGCCTGCAGGACCTGCATGATTCCGTCGTCCTGCTCGGCCGCACCACGTTCGCCGCACCGGGCCGTATCGCGGAAGCGCTCGGCGAACATCAGGCCATCGTTGCCGCCATCGCGCGGCGCGACGAGGCCGAGGCCGAGGAACTGGCCCGCCGTCACGTCCGGCGTGGCTACGAGCTTCGCCTTGCCGCCATGGCCGAGGCTGCGCGTGCCGGATCGCAAAATCGGGTCGATGGTCTGAAGGATCTGCCGCGCCGATAA
- a CDS encoding ABC transporter substrate-binding protein: MTRIGDRDITRRTALTSLGAALALGALAPSRAMAAAEDWPAVQAAALKEGKLSFYHNLRPQGVEQLLVEFRKANPGIQTEQIRLGSAPLIERFSTEFNAGRNLADVMLTFPDDAMFAGVDKSGWAAEWTPPELATYDKAVNHANKIFAVHTSRNVIIYNKQRVKPSDAPKEWTDLWDPKWKGKVAMDPPWRSIAVQGLVAFWVKNGIPDAAQKLKANDVRFFEGSAGVFQAVLRGDVMVATLADLPLEPGLEDGAPIGFVYPKSGTATNSGYVMVSGRAPHPNTGKVFVNWLMSAPGQLVLQEQGGLPVTRPGVTPTKFIPPTSALSNAVDSLTIVSGPEQNKTIDVWRETFGIR, translated from the coding sequence ATGACGAGAATCGGCGATCGCGACATCACGCGCCGTACTGCCCTTACAAGTCTCGGCGCCGCGCTGGCGCTCGGTGCCTTGGCGCCATCGCGTGCGATGGCCGCCGCCGAGGACTGGCCCGCGGTACAGGCCGCGGCATTGAAGGAAGGCAAGCTCAGCTTCTATCACAACCTGCGCCCGCAAGGCGTCGAGCAGCTTCTCGTCGAATTCCGCAAGGCAAATCCCGGCATCCAGACCGAACAGATCCGGCTCGGCAGCGCGCCGCTGATCGAGCGCTTCTCGACCGAATTCAACGCCGGCCGCAACCTCGCCGACGTCATGCTGACCTTCCCCGATGACGCGATGTTCGCCGGTGTCGACAAGAGCGGCTGGGCCGCCGAATGGACGCCGCCGGAACTCGCCACGTACGACAAGGCTGTCAATCACGCCAACAAGATCTTCGCCGTCCACACCTCCCGCAACGTCATCATCTACAACAAGCAGCGGGTGAAGCCATCAGATGCGCCGAAGGAATGGACCGATCTCTGGGATCCGAAGTGGAAGGGCAAGGTCGCCATGGACCCGCCCTGGCGCTCGATCGCCGTGCAGGGTCTCGTCGCTTTCTGGGTCAAGAACGGTATCCCTGACGCGGCGCAGAAGCTGAAGGCCAACGACGTGCGGTTCTTCGAAGGATCGGCCGGCGTGTTCCAGGCTGTGCTGCGCGGCGACGTAATGGTGGCGACGCTGGCCGACCTGCCGCTCGAGCCTGGCCTCGAGGACGGCGCGCCGATCGGCTTCGTCTATCCGAAATCCGGCACCGCCACCAATAGCGGCTACGTCATGGTGAGCGGCCGCGCACCGCATCCCAACACCGGCAAGGTGTTCGTCAACTGGCTGATGAGCGCGCCGGGACAACTGGTGCTGCAGGAGCAGGGCGGTTTGCCGGTGACCAGACCGGGCGTGACGCCGACCAAGTTCATTCCACCGACCTCGGCGCTGTCGAACGCGGTCGATTCGCTGACGATCGTCTCCGGGCCCGAGCAGAACAAGACCATCGACGTGTGGCGTGAAACCTTCGGCATTCGTTGA